A region from the Oceanidesulfovibrio marinus genome encodes:
- the tmcD gene encoding electron transfer complex subunit TmcD, translating into MKDASLWDWNPGEKEIVACDACSGDCEWLEEPIASPDGEKVARVAKVRDDEEAIFTLAVNGELWESTFEKCWYPRFTPDGRLTALCSEMAEWTLVVDGEPWEEKYGFIWDTRFAADGDAISVSVQQDMEYGYSINGEAWGDFFENTNHPVLSPDGTKVASVVQTRNIPQADIFTFKEGCFSVAVNGQPWDTTFVNCWDTAFDATGEHVAVTVRTSLYDYTIAVDGKAWSSRYQCMWEPRFNPKDGSVVAGARQGGKWGMLKDDAWIWKPTMFQCWKPAFSADGANLWAVVCPDFGRWTAAVNGDVWGEKFKQVVSDMSVSPDGKRAAIIGKTDDQWGIIVDDTRWVGWFEMAYPAVFSPDSKHVGYAVERKGGQMTIILDGHAYHKDFDKVWSPVFSPDSQKVMIRCLDGGVYKRIVVPISDF; encoded by the coding sequence ATGAAGGACGCATCCCTCTGGGACTGGAACCCCGGAGAGAAGGAAATCGTTGCGTGCGATGCATGCTCGGGCGATTGCGAGTGGCTCGAAGAGCCCATCGCAAGCCCTGATGGCGAGAAGGTCGCCCGGGTTGCGAAAGTTCGCGACGATGAAGAGGCTATTTTCACCCTCGCCGTTAATGGGGAGCTGTGGGAATCTACTTTTGAGAAGTGCTGGTATCCGCGATTCACTCCTGACGGCAGGCTGACCGCGCTGTGTTCGGAGATGGCCGAGTGGACGCTGGTCGTGGACGGCGAGCCCTGGGAAGAAAAATACGGATTCATCTGGGATACGCGCTTTGCCGCAGACGGCGACGCCATCTCGGTATCCGTTCAGCAGGACATGGAGTACGGCTACTCCATCAACGGAGAAGCCTGGGGCGACTTCTTCGAAAACACCAACCACCCGGTGCTCTCCCCGGACGGCACCAAGGTCGCTTCCGTTGTGCAGACGCGCAACATCCCGCAGGCGGACATCTTCACGTTCAAGGAAGGGTGCTTCAGCGTGGCCGTGAACGGCCAGCCCTGGGACACGACCTTCGTGAACTGCTGGGACACGGCGTTCGACGCTACGGGCGAACACGTGGCCGTCACCGTGCGCACCTCGCTCTACGACTACACCATCGCCGTGGACGGCAAGGCCTGGTCCTCGCGCTATCAGTGCATGTGGGAGCCGCGCTTCAATCCCAAGGACGGCTCCGTGGTCGCCGGCGCGCGCCAGGGCGGCAAGTGGGGCATGCTCAAGGACGACGCCTGGATCTGGAAACCCACCATGTTCCAGTGCTGGAAGCCCGCCTTCTCCGCGGACGGCGCCAACCTCTGGGCCGTTGTCTGCCCCGATTTCGGCAGATGGACTGCGGCTGTGAACGGAGATGTCTGGGGCGAGAAGTTCAAACAGGTCGTCAGCGACATGTCGGTGAGCCCGGACGGCAAGCGCGCCGCGATCATCGGCAAGACCGACGACCAGTGGGGCATCATCGTGGACGACACGCGCTGGGTCGGCTGGTTCGAGATGGCCTATCCGGCTGTCTTCAGCCCGGACTCCAAGCACGTGGGCTACGCCGTGGAGCGCAAGGGCGGCCAGATGACCATCATCCTGGACGGCCACGCCTACCACAAGGACTTCGACAAGGTCTGGAGCCCGGTGTTCAGCCCCGATTCCCAAAAAGTCATGATCCGCTGCCTGGATGGCGGCGTGTACAAGCGGATTGTGGTCCCGATCTCTGACTTCTAA
- the tmcC gene encoding TmcC family electron transfer complex membrane anchor subunit produces MHDIYAFLVGPLMWAVMIVFIGGLVWRFVAMTRLARKKDPYVMHYLKAKWTLRSWGAWLVPFLPRSMRLHPWVTVFGYIFHIGLILTPIFLLAHVMLWQEGALGISIWTLPEWVSDLLTIGVLAGCVFFALRRMMVKEVNYVTDWTDYALLVVVALPFLTGILAHYQVFDYKFLIIFHILAGQAALVIVPFSRFAHMIFGPMVRAYLGSEFGGVRHAKDW; encoded by the coding sequence ATGCACGATATCTATGCTTTCCTGGTAGGCCCCCTCATGTGGGCCGTCATGATTGTCTTCATCGGTGGCTTGGTGTGGCGCTTTGTGGCCATGACCCGGCTGGCGAGGAAGAAAGACCCGTACGTAATGCATTACCTGAAGGCCAAGTGGACCCTGCGCTCGTGGGGCGCCTGGCTCGTCCCGTTCCTGCCCCGCAGCATGCGCCTGCATCCGTGGGTCACGGTGTTCGGGTACATCTTCCACATCGGGCTCATCCTCACGCCCATCTTCCTGCTCGCGCACGTGATGCTCTGGCAGGAGGGCGCCCTGGGAATCTCGATATGGACCTTGCCGGAGTGGGTGTCGGACCTTCTGACTATCGGCGTGCTCGCTGGTTGCGTGTTCTTCGCCCTGCGCCGGATGATGGTGAAGGAAGTCAACTACGTCACGGACTGGACGGACTACGCCCTGCTCGTGGTGGTGGCGCTGCCTTTCCTCACCGGCATTCTGGCCCACTATCAGGTATTTGACTACAAATTCTTGATAATCTTCCACATACTTGCCGGTCAGGCCGCCCTGGTCATCGTGCCTTTCAGCAGGTTCGCGCACATGATCTTCGGCCCGATGGTGCGCGCCTACCTGGGCTCTGAGTTCGGCGGCGTACGCCACGCCAAGGACTGGTAA
- the tmcB gene encoding electron transfer complex ferredoxin TmcB has protein sequence MSDTATATNDKEKDLLKPVYDDPGIMKGLEKLDEATIERVINETLEAEGGARLKILVDTCVHCGLCSDACHFFLSHDRDPIYSPVGKVKQTIWEMLDKKGKVSKEFLMRAVQVAHTECNLCRRCVQYCPFGIDTAHLIALTRRICHKLGITPQYLQDTAHSHSATYNQMWVKEDEWVDSLFWQEDEARDELPTLRIPVEKEGADIYYSVIAPEPKFRTQLIYQAAAIMHEAGADWTMSSLAGWDNSDMCMYSGDSEMMGRLKRKHFEDAMRLKVKRIVMGECGHAFRSIYDTGNRWDGWEGLPVQVQHSVDFFEELLRLGKIKVASKIHEKVTIHDPCNIVRGRGLQEKLRTVVHAFCDNVVEMYPNKEHNYCCSAGGGVINCGPPHKNTRVVGNRVKAEQMQATGASIVVAPCHNCHGGLEDIIHKYNLGMELKFLGDIIYEHMEKPDAI, from the coding sequence ATGTCTGATACCGCAACAGCGACGAACGATAAGGAAAAGGACCTCCTCAAGCCGGTCTATGACGATCCGGGCATTATGAAAGGCCTGGAAAAGCTGGACGAGGCGACCATCGAGCGCGTGATCAACGAAACGCTCGAGGCGGAGGGCGGCGCCCGGCTCAAGATCCTCGTGGACACCTGTGTGCACTGCGGATTGTGCTCCGACGCCTGCCATTTCTTCCTGTCCCACGACCGCGATCCCATCTACTCGCCCGTGGGCAAGGTAAAACAAACCATCTGGGAGATGCTGGACAAGAAGGGCAAGGTTTCCAAGGAGTTCCTCATGCGCGCCGTGCAGGTGGCGCATACGGAGTGCAACCTCTGCCGCCGCTGCGTCCAGTACTGCCCCTTCGGCATCGACACCGCGCACCTCATTGCCCTGACGCGGCGCATCTGCCACAAGCTGGGCATCACGCCCCAGTATCTGCAGGATACGGCGCACAGCCACTCCGCCACCTACAACCAGATGTGGGTCAAGGAAGATGAGTGGGTGGACAGCCTGTTCTGGCAGGAGGACGAGGCCCGCGACGAGCTGCCGACCCTGCGCATCCCCGTGGAGAAAGAGGGCGCGGACATCTACTACTCGGTCATCGCGCCCGAGCCCAAGTTCCGCACGCAGCTCATCTACCAGGCCGCGGCGATCATGCACGAGGCCGGCGCGGACTGGACCATGTCCTCCCTGGCCGGTTGGGACAACTCCGACATGTGCATGTACTCCGGCGACTCGGAGATGATGGGCCGGCTCAAGCGCAAGCACTTCGAGGACGCCATGCGCCTCAAGGTCAAGCGCATCGTCATGGGCGAGTGCGGCCACGCCTTCCGCTCCATCTACGACACGGGCAACCGCTGGGACGGCTGGGAAGGCCTGCCGGTCCAGGTGCAGCACTCCGTGGACTTCTTCGAGGAGCTTCTGCGGCTCGGCAAGATCAAGGTCGCCAGCAAGATCCACGAGAAGGTCACCATCCACGACCCCTGCAACATCGTCCGCGGACGCGGCCTGCAGGAAAAGCTGCGCACCGTGGTGCACGCCTTCTGCGACAACGTGGTGGAGATGTACCCCAACAAGGAGCACAACTACTGCTGCTCCGCCGGCGGTGGTGTGATTAACTGCGGTCCGCCGCACAAGAACACCCGCGTGGTGGGCAACCGGGTCAAGGCCGAGCAGATGCAGGCCACCGGCGCCTCCATCGTGGTGGCTCCGTGCCACAACTGCCACGGCGGTCTGGAAGACATCATCCACAAGTACAATCTCGGGATGGAGCTCAAGTTCCTGGGCGATATCATCTACGAGCACATGGAAAAGCCTGACGCCATTTAA